Sequence from the Gemmatimonadetes bacterium SCN 70-22 genome:
CTTGCGGAACTCGACGGCCGCCCCCTCCGGGTCCACTTCGTACTCCTGGACCATGCGCGCGTGCTGCAGGGCGATGGCGAACCGCTCCTCCACCTCCGGCGTGGGCGGCATCTCACGCCCCTCCAGGAGCGCCCGCGCCTGGTCGAAGATCCACGGCTGCCCGAACGACCCGCGCGCGATCATCACCCCATCGCACCCCGTCTCGCGCCGCATGCGCAGGGCGTCGTGCGCCGACCTGATGTCGCCGTTCCCGACGACCGGGATGTCGAGCGCCTCCTTGACCCGGGCGATCTCGCTCCAGTTGGCACTCCCCGTGTACATCTGCGTGCGGGTACGGGGGTGAATGGCGAGGGCGCGTGCCCCTGCCGCCTGGCAGGCGAGCCCGATCTTCACCGGGTCGCGCATCTCCTCGCTCCACCCCGACCGGATCTTCACCGTCACCGGGAGGTGCGTCCCCGCGATGACCGCGCGAATCACCGATTGCACGAGCCCCAGGTCCCTCAGGCACCCGGAGCCACCATTGCGCCGCACCACCTTCTTGACCGGACACCCGAAGTTGATGTCGATGTACTCGGGTTGGAAGACGTCGGTGACCAACGCCGCCGCCTCGCGCATCGCGTCCGGCTCGGCGCCGAAGATCTGGACGCCGATGGTCCGCTCGTCGGCCCCGAAGCGCAGCTTCGAGAGCGTCGCCTGGTTTTCGCGCCGGATTCCCTCCGCCGAGAGGAACTCGGTCACGACGACGTCGGCACCGTACCGGCGGCACAGGCGCCGGAACGGCGACTCGGAGACGCCGGCCATGGGGGCCAGGAAGAGCGGGACCGCGTGTGCAACGGGGAATGGAAACGCCATGAATCGGAAGCTAATCCCACCCGGAAAGTGATTCAACATGAAGCTTTGACACGACTTGCGACGCAGCATAACTTGCGCGGTCTTCCGGGCGGGGGCGCCGCAGCCCTCGCGCACGTCGCGTCGCATGGATCGCGGCGCATCAGGGCACGCGTACGTTCGAGGGTTCGATGGAACTGCGAGAGTTCTTCTCCGAAGACGCAATCAAGCTGGAGCTTGACGGGACCACCAAGGATGAGATCCTGAAGGAGCTCATCGCCCTGCTCAAGCTCGACGAAAAGTCGGAGGGGATGCTCTTCAAGATGCTCAAGCGCCGCGAGAACCTCGGCTCCACCGGGATCGGGCGCAACATCGCCATTCCCCACTGCCGCTCCCTGGTGGTCAACAAGCTGCGGGTGGCCTTCGGACGCAAGGCGGATGGGCTGGATTTCAAGGCCATCGACGAGAAGCCCGTGAAGTTCTTCTTCCTCATCGTCGCGCCGCCGCTCGAGGTGTCGAACCAGTACCTCCCGGTGCTCGGCAAGATCGCCCAGTTCAGCAAGGAGACGGACGTTCCGGATCGCCTTCTCGCCATCGGGAGCCCGGCGGAGTTCATGGCGCTGCTCGAGGAGAAGGGGGTCTGATCCGTCGGCGCGCCGGCGGCTGATGGCGCGATGCGCGATGCACGATTCGCGAAGACGCGGAGGGGCGACCAGCACGGTCGCCCCTCTCTTGCTTCGCCACTCGATCGGTCGCCGCGCGCTTCTCCAAGCGACGGGCGTCCAGAACGGGACGTTCGCCTAGCCGGGTGCCCCCGGGGTGGACTGTTCCCGGATCGCGGACATGCGTGGCTGCGCCCGCTCACGCATCGACTCGCACGGATCGGGGACTTCCCCCACCAGGGTTCGCCGGATGATGTAGAAGATCACCCCGACGACGGCACCGACCCGCCCGCAGGCCCACGCCACGCCGAAGGCAAGCGGCCACGACGGCCCGGCACCGCCGGGGGAGCCCGACGTGGCGACGAGCTCACCAGGGAGGAAGGTGACGACGCCCAGCGTCGCGCCGATGAGCGTGCCACACGCCATGAACTTGGCGCCGCGAAGAACGATGCGAGTATTGGGTGACATCGCGACCACGATATCGTCCAGTCGGCGAGCCGTCGAGAGTAATCCCGCCCGAAAGGGCGGGATCAATCCTGCAGCGCCGATGCGTCGATCACCCTCGCGCCGTGTCGTCGACCGCCACGCGCGCGATCGGTCGCCCGAGGTGCGTGTGCACGCGCCAGCCTAACGCGGTCGCGGCGACGACCAGCGCGATGACCAGGCCCCACCACATCCCGACGGCCCCGAGCTTCATCGAGAAGCAGAGCCATGCCCCGAGCGGGAGGCCGATGACCGCGTACGCGAGCACGTTGGCGAGCATCGGGACGTGCGTGTCGCCGGCCCCACGCAGGATCCCGCTCGACACCCCCTGGATGCCGTCGAAGACCTGAAAGATCCCGGCGATCGGGATGAGCGATGCGGCAACCGCCGCGACCGCCGCATCGGTCGTGAAGAGGCGCGCCAGCTGCTCGGGGAGGGAGAGGAGGACGACGGCCGAACACGCCATGAAGCCCACCCCCATGGCCAGGGCAGCGCTCGCCTCGCGACGCGCGCCGTCGAGGTCGCCGCGCCCGATCGCACGCCCCACCAGGACGGAGGCGGCGGCATTGATCCCCAGGGGGACCATGTAGGTGAGCGCGGCCAGGCTGATGGTGATCTCGTGCCCCGCCAGCGGCACGGTGCCAAGGAGGCCGATGAGCGCCAGTGCGCCGCCGAAGGCGACGATCTCGAAGAACTGGTGCACGCCGATCGGAAGCCCGATGCGCAGCATGCGTCCGAGCGGCGCCCACCGCACGGCGTCGGCGCGCCACGGCACCAGCGTGTGGCGCATCGCTCGCCATCCCATGGCGACGAGTGCCCCCGTCATGACGTACCGGCCGATGGCCGTGGAGATGGACGCACCCACGGCGCCGAGCGGGGGCGCCCCCAGGTTCCCGTAGATGAAGATCCAGTTGAGCAGGACGTTGGCCGCGTTCCCGATGACGACCGCCGCCACGATGGGGCGCGTGACGTGGAAGGCCTGCAGGCTCTGGCGGAAGAGGACGAAGACGAAGAAGGGGAGCGTTGCCGGGATCTGGATGCGCACGTACGCCGCGGCGATGGGGACGACGTCGGCCGGCTGCCCCAGGAGGCGCAGGACGTGCTCGGTGGGGAGGATGCAGGCGATGGACGCCACGGTCACGCCCATCGCCAGGAGCAATCCGCGCTGCACCCCCAGGGCGGCGTCGCCCGCGTCTCCCGCCCCCACCGCCTGCGCCACCACCGGGTCGACGGCCATCACGATCCCCGCGCCGAAGAGGGAGATCGTGATCCACCAGAAGTTGCCTAACGCGACCGCCGCCAGGTCGGTGGCCGATACCCGTCCCACCATGGCCGCGTCGACCACGCCCATGAGCATGAGCCCCACCTGTACCGTCACGATGGGCGCTGCCAGGCGCGCGACGTCGCGCAGCTCATGCCGCGTGGGGATGCGCAGCGTCCCGGAGCCGGCCGCGCGCGTCGCGCTCACGTCCCCCTCCCCGCCTCACACGCGCCACACGCAGCGGGGCGCCTGCAAGGCGCCCCGCTGCACTCCCGTCCCCCGTCTCCCGTCTCCCGTCTCATCCTCCTACTCCCACTCGATCGTCGCCGGGGGCTTCGAGCTCACGTCGTATACGACGCGGTTCACCCCCTTCACCTCATTGATGATGCGCGAAGAGACGCGGGAGAGGACATCGTACGGGAAGGGATACCAGTCGGCCGTCATCCCGTCGGTGCTCGTCACGGCGCGGAGGGCGACGACGTTCTCGTAGGTGCGATAGTCGCCCATCACGCCGACCGACCGCACCGGAAGCAGGACGGCGAAGGCCTGCCAGATGTCGTTGTACAGCCCCGCGGCGCGAATCTCCTCGAGGTAGATGGCGTCGGCCTTCTGCAGCACGGCGACCTTGTCCGCGCTCACGTCGCCCAGCACGCGAATGGCCAGCCCCGGCCCCGGGAAGGGGTGTCGCCCCACCATCTCCTCGGGGAGCCCCAGCTCGCGCCCCACGTTGCGCACCTCGTCCTTGAACAGCTCGCGCAACGGCTCGATCAGCTTGAACTTCATCTCGGGCTTCAGCCCGCCCACGTTGTGGTGCGTCTTGATCGTGGCACTGGGCCCCCCGGTGGCGCTGACGCTCTCGATCACGTCGGGGTAGAGCGTCCCCTGCACCAGGAACTCGGCGTCCTTCCCCGCCTCGGCGGCGGCGTCCTCGAAGACGTCGATGAACGTGTGACCGATGATCTTCCGCTTCTTCTCGGGCTCTGCCTCGCCGGCGAGCGCCGAGAGGAAGCGGTCCTCGGCCCGTACCGTGACCAGCGTGATGCCGAGGTGCGCCTTGAAGGTGCGCTCCACCTGTTCACGCTCGTGGAGCCGCAGGAGCCCCGTGTCCACGAAGATGCAGGTGAGCTGGTCGCCGATGGCCTTGTGCACGAGCGCGGCGGCCACCGACGAATCCACCCCCCCCGAGAGCCCGCAGATGACGTGCTTGTCGCCCACGAGGGCGCGGATCTTCGCGACCTCGTCGTCGATGAAGTGCCCCGGCGTCCACCCCGGCTCGCAGCGGCACACCTCGAAGAGGAAGTTCGCGATGATGTCCGCGCCGCGCACCGTGTGGTGCACCTCGGCGTGGAACTGGATCGCGTGGATCGGCCGGGACTCGTGGCGCATGGCCACGACCGGGTTGTCGGCGCTGGACGCCGTGAGGACGAAGCCCGGCGGCACCTCCTCGACGTGGTCGCCGTGGCTCATCCAGACCTGCGATCGCTCCCCCGGCTCGAATCCCGCAAAGAGGGCGGCGTTCTCGCGCACCGTGATCTCGGCGCGCCCGTACTCACGCCTCCCCCCCCCGGCGATACGGCCGCCAGATGCAAGGGCGATCCACTGCATCCCGTAGCAGACACCGAGGACCGGCGCGACGTCGAGGATGCCGGGGTCGAAGGTGGGAGCCCCGGCGTCGGTCACCGACGACGGCCCCCCGGACAGGATGATCCCGGTCGGGTTCCACGCCCTGATCCAGGCGAGGTCGCGGGTGGGCGGGTGGATCTCCGAGTAGACGCGCGCCTCGCGCACCCGCCGCGCGATGAGCTGCGTGAACTGCGATCCGCAATCGAGGATGAGGATGCGGCTCCCCATGTTGGCAAGGCTCACGCGTCGTCCGAGGTCTGGAAGGTGTGTACGCCCTTGAGCTTGAAGAAGTGCACGTCCTTGGTGTCGAGGTCGACGATGGCCCCGGACGGTTCGCCGTGCAGCCACCCGCACCCCTCGCCCGGGTTCACGATCAGCGTCTCGCCGCGGATCATCATCTCCTCGCGATGGGTGAAGCCGTGCACCACCACGTCGTGCGACTCGATGGAACGCGGGCCCGCATCGACGAGGTCGTGCACGAGCAGGATGCGCTGTCCTTCCAGCTCGAAGGAGTGCGGCGATTCGAACAACTCGATCCCCATCCCCTGCTGGGCGAAGGCGCGAATGCCCTCGTGGTCGCCGTCGTTCCGCCCGAAGACGCCCACCATCGGCATGTTGGCGTCGACGAACGGCTGCAACGAGAACGGGGCACAGAAGTCGCCGGCGTGCAGCACGATGCCCACGCCCCGCTTCTGCATGTAATCCAGCAGGGCCCGGATGGCCGGGAGGCGATCGTGCGTGTCGGACAGGAGGCCGACGAGCATCAGGAGTTCCTCCATTCGGGAGAGACCGTCTCGCGCTGCACGAGGTCGGCGTAGGTCTCGCGCGCGGTGATCACCGCCCATCGCGCCCCGTCCACCAGCACCTCGGCCGCGCGCGGGCGCGCGTTGTAGTTCGATGCCATGCTCATGCCGTACGCGCCGGTGGTGAAGACGCAGAGGAGCGCTCCCGGCTGCACGTCCTCGAGCTCGCGATCGAGGGCGAGGAAGTCGCCACTCTCGCAGATGGGGCCCACGACGTCGAATCGCCCGCGCCCCGGCGCGGCATGCACGGCCTCGATGCGATGGTAGGCGTCGTAGTGTGACGGGCGCAGGAGGTCGTTCATCCCGGTGTCGGTGACCAGGACGTCGCGTCCGCCGCTGCGCTTGCGATAGAGGACCCGCGCCAGGAGGACGCCGGCGTCCGCGACGAGGAAGCGCCCCGGCTCGACGATCAGCTCGAGCCCCAAACGCTGGACAGCCGGAACGACGATCGAGGCGTAGCCGGCCAGGTCCGCGGGCGCCTCGTCCGCATACGGCACGAAGAGGCCGCCCCCGATGTCCACGTGCTCGAGCGTGTCGACGCCCTCCCCGCGCAGCGCCCCAATGAGCGCCTCCAGCCGCGCGATGCCGTCGGCATATGCCGCCAGGTCCGTCAGCTGTGACCCGATGTGCATCCCGATCGCCACCAGTCGCACGTGCGGCAGGGCATGCGCCAGCGACGCGACCGTGTGCGCCTCGTCGAAGGGGACGCCGA
This genomic interval carries:
- a CDS encoding glutamine-hydrolyzing GMP synthase, giving the protein MGSRILILDCGSQFTQLIARRVREARVYSEIHPPTRDLAWIRAWNPTGIILSGGPSSVTDAGAPTFDPGILDVAPVLGVCYGMQWIALASGGRIAGGGRREYGRAEITVRENAALFAGFEPGERSQVWMSHGDHVEEVPPGFVLTASSADNPVVAMRHESRPIHAIQFHAEVHHTVRGADIIANFLFEVCRCEPGWTPGHFIDDEVAKIRALVGDKHVICGLSGGVDSSVAAALVHKAIGDQLTCIFVDTGLLRLHEREQVERTFKAHLGITLVTVRAEDRFLSALAGEAEPEKKRKIIGHTFIDVFEDAAAEAGKDAEFLVQGTLYPDVIESVSATGGPSATIKTHHNVGGLKPEMKFKLIEPLRELFKDEVRNVGRELGLPEEMVGRHPFPGPGLAIRVLGDVSADKVAVLQKADAIYLEEIRAAGLYNDIWQAFAVLLPVRSVGVMGDYRTYENVVALRAVTSTDGMTADWYPFPYDVLSRVSSRIINEVKGVNRVVYDVSSKPPATIEWE
- a CDS encoding diaminopimelate decarboxylase, which produces MPMIARIDGTLHCEGVALDRVAEAVGTPVYVYAAASIREQFRRLDAVLAPVPHRIHYACKANASLGLLALLRDAGARIDVVSGGELYRAQLAGFAPADIIFGGVGKSPHELREAIAAAVHVISVESEDELRQVDAIAGAMKRTARVGIRVNPEVTVETFHEYIKTGEKGDKFGVPFDEAHTVASLAHALPHVRLVAIGMHIGSQLTDLAAYADGIARLEALIGALRGEGVDTLEHVDIGGGLFVPYADEAPADLAGYASIVVPAVQRLGLELIVEPGRFLVADAGVLLARVLYRKRSGGRDVLVTDTGMNDLLRPSHYDAYHRIEAVHAAPGRGRFDVVGPICESGDFLALDRELEDVQPGALLCVFTTGAYGMSMASNYNARPRAAEVLVDGARWAVITARETYADLVQRETVSPEWRNS
- a CDS encoding tRNA dihydrouridine synthase DusB codes for the protein MAFPFPVAHAVPLFLAPMAGVSESPFRRLCRRYGADVVVTEFLSAEGIRRENQATLSKLRFGADERTIGVQIFGAEPDAMREAAALVTDVFQPEYIDINFGCPVKKVVRRNGGSGCLRDLGLVQSVIRAVIAGTHLPVTVKIRSGWSEEMRDPVKIGLACQAAGARALAIHPRTRTQMYTGSANWSEIARVKEALDIPVVGNGDIRSAHDALRMRRETGCDGVMIARGSFGQPWIFDQARALLEGREMPPTPEVEERFAIALQHARMVQEYEVDPEGAAVEFRKHLGWYVKGLPNSADLRKRLHAVNSFAEVEGIFADYLRWRDEAGVPSNAAVGEGAVLEPADA